The Ovis aries strain OAR_USU_Benz2616 breed Rambouillet chromosome 2, ARS-UI_Ramb_v3.0, whole genome shotgun sequence nucleotide sequence ccaaggggcCTCCTTAACAGCTGTCCTGCCGGCGTCGCCAGCTACCCAGCCAGTTCCTGTCCCTTTCAGAGCCCGCGCTCACCCCGCCTGACGCAGGGAGTCAAGCCCTGCCGGGCGTCAGGCCGCTGGAGGAATGGAGTTCGCGGAGCTGATCCGCACAGGCCAGGCCCAAGCCGAGCTCCTGCGGGGTCCGGAGGAGCCCCCACTGCGTGGCACGCTTTGCATCACCGGCCACCACCTGATGCTGTCGCCAGGGCCCCAGGCGACTCCAgacctgtggctgctgctgttgcgTAACGTTGACTCCATCGAGAAGCGGTGAGACGTGGCGGGGGCGTCCCCGTAGTCGGGGAGCGCGTGGCTCGGCAGGGAGAGGGAAAAGGGCTAGCGTAGTTGGAGGGGTGCCCCGCTGCAATCCTAAgaaattcctttctcctccccctgggtcAGTGGACATTAAACCTAAAGCTTGTGCATTCCCAGGGTCGCGGGTGACTCGGGCACCATCACGCTGCGCTGTAAGGACCTGCGAGTGTTGCAGCTGGACATAGAGGGCGTGGAGGCCACGCTGGACATCGCCCGCTCCATCGAGGTATGCCAAGGATGCAACGGAGGCACTTAAGTTGCCCTATCCCGTAACGGGAGGAGTCAGCAGGGTTTACCTCTCAACGGGGCTCAGCGTCCAGGTTTGTCCCGGAGCAGAAGGGGATGCAGGGTTGTCTGGAATGCATGGAGAGGCAGCAGCTGCGGAACGGAGGGCTGGATTCCGATCTTTTCCagatctcttgacttccttcccCAGGCGCTGTCCTCCCTGGAATCGGTCATCACCTCCTTTCCGTTCTTCTACCGTCCCAAAGGTTTGAGGTTAGGCGACGCCTGGCACTTCCACCCTCCCGAATGCTACTACAAGCGAGTAGCTCGCGAGGTGGGCGCGGTCGTGCGGGGCTGGGGATATGGGAGAGCCAGGTCTGGAAGGGGCGCGGGGACTGGTCACTCATCGGGTGCCATAGACCGGGTCTTCACTCGTCCTTGTGCCGCAGACCAACGCGTGGCGGCTGAGCGAGGCGAACGAGGACTTCAGCTTGTGCCCCAGTTACCCTCGCGCCGTGATCGTGCCTCGCGCGGTGGACGACAGTGCCCTGGCGCGTAGCGCCCGCTTCCGCCAGGGAGGCCGCTTCCCTGTGCTCAGCTACTACCACGCTCCCAGCGGAACCGtgagccccgcccctccccagacTCCGCAGCTAGGACCCTCTGCCTCCCTATTTGGCTCCACTCTGCACTGGCCGGCTCTTCTGCGGTCCTTGCCGTAACATGGCCCCGCCCCCTCGGCTCAAGCTTGCCTTCACCGGTGCTGACCCCGCCCTTCTCCGCAGTTTTGGAGTCTTCCCGCTTCTGGCTCCGCCTCCGGCTGGTCTGGTCCCCTCTCCGAAACCTCCTCTTCTTTTGTCCACCCGTGACCCGCCCACGGCCTACTCTCGGGTCCCTTCCCGCTCTGGCCACAACCCACTGAGACCCGATTCGAAGGCCGTAAGGTTCCTGAGCTCCATCTAGCCTGACCCAGCCAGCTCTAGATCCTCTCCAGTGTGTACACGCGGCCCAAGGGATGCTCTGAGCGAAGTTCCTGAACCAAGCCTGGGTGGGTACAGTTTCTGGAGCTGGATCCCTGTCTGCAGGTGCTGCTACGTGCTGGTCAGCCCCTGACTGGGCCCCAGAAGCGGCGTTGCTCTGAGGACGAGGACCTGCTGAGAGCTGTGTTGGCGGGGGCTCGGCCCGGGGCCCGGGGCTTCATCGTGGACACGCGCTCGCCCCAGGCCGCCAAACAGGCCCGCATGACTGGTGGAGGCACCGAGGCCAAGGCTGCCTACCCTGGCTGGAAACGACTGCACCGGCCCCTGGAGACGTAAGGGGCTTTCTCATGCCTGCCTAGGGTCTTTCCTCTAGGACTCTTtatggatgggggtgggggactggCATCTTCTAGGAACTTCCAAGACTGTTTGATTTTTCCTGGTAGCCATCCTGCCAGGTGGGCATGGCCACTTGCAGGCACCCACTGACAAAGCTCTTTCCTCTCTAGGCATCCCAACTTTGCCTCAAAAGAGAAATCTCTTCTTTACATTAAACTGAAGTGTGTCTTCCAGGAACAGCTTCATCgtacacacacattctctctccccccccccccccccccccccccgcactgGTCCCAGCCGTGCCCTGAGGGCTGTACCGACACAGTTGTTATCTGTTCCCGCCATCTCCAGGTGCTGGTAGTACCAAGAGGAGATCCTGAGGGACTTTTGTGCTTTGAGGAGAGTGGACTGCTCCCCTATCCAGAATACAAAACTgttgattcatttatttgaccGATTGACCCAGCAGAGAGGCTGAGATGGTGGCCAGCCCAGACATGGCTGGCAGATCAGCAGTAAACGGGCAATTATAGTTCAGTGTGATAAGCAGCAGCACTGGAGGCACTCCCCTCTTAGAACAGGTCGTCCTAAGAAAGCTTCCCTGAGAATAGGGTGCTTTAGTGAGATCTGAAACACAGGAGCGGCAAGCCAGAGGGTGGGAGAAGGACATTCCAGGTGGAAGACCTTCCAGGTGTGTAGCAGCAGGCAGCCTAGTCAATTGCCCTGTGTTGGActctggtggtgctagtggtaaagaaccagtctgccaatgcagagatgtggattcgatccctgggtcgaggaagatcccctggaggagagcatggcaacccactccagtattcttgcctggagaatcctatggacaaaggagcctggtgggctacagtccatggggtcacaaagagttggacacgactgagcaactttgcacGCACAGCACAGTGTGGTGGGAGTGTGGAGCGTGAGGTGGAGGTAGGGAGGCTAAAGGGGCGACCCGGGCCAGAGCAAGGGTCTGAGTACCATGATTATGGGCTTAGATTTTATCCTAAAGGCAATGGGGGGTCATTGAAGGCTTTTAAACAAGCCTGAAAAAAGTACCAATTAGATTTTCTGGCAGAAGGTTCCTGGTGATCTAGAACAGTTCCTGGGAAGATTCCAGAATCCAAAGAGTATTCTATACCTCTTGTCAGACTGGTTCTCCCAAGGGAGTACTGTGTAGCTCCCATTGGGCTGGGGTACATCAAGGGGACTGTGACACCTTCATCAAATTGGGAGTTTCCCAgggcat carries:
- the LOC101115435 gene encoding myotubularin-related protein 9-like isoform X1; this translates as MEFAELIRTGQAQAELLRGPEEPPLRGTLCITGHHLMLSPGPQATPDLWLLLLRNVDSIEKRVAGDSGTITLRCKDLRVLQLDIEGVEATLDIARSIEALSSLESVITSFPFFYRPKGLRLGDAWHFHPPECYYKRVARETNAWRLSEANEDFSLCPSYPRAVIVPRAVDDSALARSARFRQGGRFPVLSYYHAPSGTVLLRAGQPLTGPQKRRCSEDEDLLRAVLAGARPGARGFIVDTRSPQAAKQARMTGGGTEAKAAYPGWKRLHRPLETGRPLQESFVRLVEACGDLEQSMDRWLNRLESCRWLSHVKETLSTACLAAQSMEQEGACVLVHGAEGTDSTLLITSLAQLILDPLSRTMAGFQELIEREWIQAGHPFQLRCAHSAFSHARPKHEAPTFLLFLDCVWQLGRQFPLSLEFGEGMLLALFDHAYASPFGTFLCNNEKERCLCEVRTRTHSLWSGLSQPKEQRKLRNPLYVPNPLAIWPSAEPQSLRLWQGLFLRGTRPPEPSEVAWEKVWQIVTDQEKTEGSQPTDSASEAGP
- the LOC101115435 gene encoding myotubularin-related protein 9-like isoform X2 — translated: MEFAELIRTGQAQAELLRGPEEPPLRGTLCITGHHLMLSPGPQATPDLWLLLLRNVDSIEKRVAGDSGTITLRCKDLRVLQLDIEGVEATLDIARSIEALSSLESVITSFPFFYRPKGLRLGDAWHFHPPECYYKRVARETNAWRLSEANEDFSLCPSYPRAVIVPRAVDDSALARSARFRQGGRFPVLSYYHAPSGTVLLRAGQPLTGPQKRRCSEDEDLLRAVLAGARPGARGFIVDTRSPQAAKQARMTGGGTEAKAAYPGWKRLHRPLETGRPLQESFVRLVEACGDLEQSMDRWLNRLESCRWLSHVKETLSTACLAAQSMEQEGACVLVHGAEGTDSTLLITSLAQLILDPLSRTMAGFQELIEREWIQAGHPFQLRCAHSAFSHARPKHEAPTFLLFLDCVWQLGRQFPLSLEFGEGMLLALFDHAYASPFGTFLCNNEKERPVSARDPST